AACTTTCCACTCTAGCGGTGTAAGGTTTGGTGTAACCACTATATGACTTGGCACCTCCACCaatcttgtccttgattgtgCCTTCGATAAATTCCTTCAGATTGTCAACATGAATGGTGCCATCAGGGGAGATCAAAAATTCCTTTGCGGCTTGTGACTTCGCatcctctttttccttctccctTGATGACGAGTCCCCTtcatcttgcactttgaatttctgtTTGGACATACTAAGGCTATTTTCGCCTATATTTTCCACCATATCCATTAATTTGACTATTTTGGCATCTTGACTTTGGGCATGCACTACTAGCCCTTCGACAATTTTGGCTAGATTTGAGATTTGGTCTTCCACAGTTGTGGTATTGGTCATCATGACGGGCATCACCACAGAGGCAGCAGAATCACTTGGGCTACCAATGGATTCATCATGGGCTCCTTTCTTGTTAGAAAACATCTCGAGATTTGCTACTTCAGTCACAACGTTCGCCTTAGCCTTCTCTGCTAACTTCTTGGCCTTACTCCTTGTCAGAGGTGCAGTATACTGCGTCCCTTGAGTGGTTGAGACATCAGCAACTAAGCCTTCAAGAGAAAAGTTCACCTTCTTGAACTCCATcgaactttgaaactttgaagttgttggaagaaaagagatgaGAGGCAAAGATAGTCCCACTGGGCGTGCCAGAAATTtgtaagcacaaattttgttgcctaaaataaaagacaagaaaacttgcacaaatatcaaattgattaaatcaaataataagcgggttacaatctctgaaggttcttgaatcaaagaaattaattacctgattcttttcttcgaaTAGCTTCAATTGAAGGGCCGACAAGACTTGTTCTCCAATCAAAATGGTGTTTCCTACAATTTTGACGTAGAAAACAATTGATTCGATGATGGCGTCAAACACTTGGAACTTCAGGTCTTCAACACCGATAGCAGGAGGATTTGTTTGATTTGaattggacttggatttgaggaagaaagctcttgagaaaatttgacagagtttctagggatttttcttttgtctttGCCTTGAGggaagacctctatttatagccaaaatatgtagGCTAGGTCTTCAAGAAAACCCTCAGAATCTTCCTGCATTTTGGACCACTTGTTACCCAAGAAATCCATTTAACTTGGGCTTAAATATTGGGCCAACCCAAATAGTCCACTGTGAATTAATAAAGCAATCAATTCACTCTAACTTAAATGGACACTatgaatttaatttgatttaatagcccatataatattGGCCCAATTTGCCAATCCAAAATATAATGGatttctataatttaatttaatttaatcaagatcgatttaatttaaataaatcttgactaaaataaattaaatacagagacgttaaatttattaaaattttattactttATCACTTAAATATGTATAAATCTATAGTTGCTATGATATATGTGgctattattttatatataattcaaAAAGTATGTCATTATCTTACTcaaatcttaaaattttttaaaaaatttattatgcATTATATATGGTTAATTGAAAAGTATAAGTATTCTTTGAATATTTCTTAAATAtatgaaatatgaaaatttttggaaTGAAACGTACGAACATGTGTTAAATGGATATAATACAAGTATTTACTGACTATGCATTGGATACAGAAAGTCTAGATTGTACTCCCTTCAaggccaaaagaaaaaaaaaaagattgacgTTGATTGTGAATTTTGGCATCTAGGTCTACATATTcggtcttttcctttttttccaaattttgatttaCTCATCTTGATTTTCATGTTAAAATCAACTGGGGCTAGCAAGCAAGGAACAACAGAAGAAAGATCAGTTCGGGACCGGGACATAGTAAAGGAACAAAGACCGGGTAAGTCAAGTCCTCCAGATTCCAGGCATTCAGCTGCCACTTTCCATCGATGGAGCCCAGTAACGCAAAAGAAAGTTTGATTTGTTGAATTCTGCATGTCTATCTATATTCTAGCCACTCGATATTCTACGGACAACTTAAATTCAAGCCCCACAAGTCACAGAAAGGAAAGGACGACTTTCCTGAACATGATCTTGATATTTCCAGCAAGCTAGTTAACCCTCCCCTTTCCAGAAGAGAAAACAGCATACTTTTTCTTGTGATTATTTTGGTAGGAAAACCGACTCCTGTGAAATTTATCTAAGGAATATGGCTGAGAGTGTTGTTGGCTTTTTAATTAATCAGCTCTCCACCTTACTTTCCCAAGAGAGCACGCTTTTGGGAGGACTTCGACCGGATGTTCAGTTCATCAAAGATGAACTCGGCAGCATGAAAGCTTTCCTCCGACAAGCTGAAGCAAAGGAGGACAATGACTCTCAACTCCAAGAATGGGTAAAGCAGGTTCGAGAAGTTGCTTATGATACAGAGGACGTTCTCGATGATTTTGCCTTCCGCTTTGCTCTTGGTGATGCAGATGGATTCTTTGGCCGTGTTGGCAAGATCTACAACTCGATTAAAAATCTGAAAGCCCGCCATCGGATTTCTTTGGAGATAAAAGATATCAAGGCCAGAGTTGTAGAGATTTCTGCAAGGCATCAGAGGTACCAGTCTCTGTATGGTACTCAAGAAATAGGCTCCAGCTCTTCGCACGTGGCAAGCGCAGATTGTGATATTCGTGACCAAGCACTCCTAATTGAAGAAGCTAAGCTTGTTGGCATCGATCAGCCCAAAAAAGAGCTCATCTCCAAAATCCTTGATGACCATTCCCACTTGAAACTAGTTTCAGTGGTGGGAATGGGGGGACTCGGTAAAACCACCCTGGCGAAAAAGGTCTACGATGATGCTGCAGTGAAGAAACAATTTCAGAGCCATGCTTGGATAActgtttctcaaaattttcaattcaaaGTCATCATCAAGAACTTGATTCAACAATTGTACGAGGAAATCAGACAGCCGGTGCCTCCACAAGTGGATTCCATGGATGGTATTAGGCTCAGCGAATTTGTCAAGGACTTCCTCAAAGAAAGAAGGTACATCCTTGTCCTTGATGATCTGTGGACTATAGATGCCTGGGAAGCTATCAAATACGTGTTGCCTGACTACAACATCGCTAGTCGTGTTGTATTGACAACACGAATTACCGATGTAGCTTCTGCATCCTGTTTAACATTCCATGACTTTATCCATAAGATGAGTCCTCTCTCTTATGAAGATTCTTGGACTCTTTTTTGCAATAGAACATTTCAAAGTAATGGTTGCCCTTCAAATCTAGAAGAAGTTTGtagaaaaatactaaaaaaatgtGAGGGCCTACCACTTGGAATTGTAACAATGGGTGGTGTTTTGGCTTTGAAGGACAAGGACAAGATAGATGAATGGGAGATGATTTTTCGTGGCTTTGGCAGTGAGGTAGATGGTAGCGGTAAGCTTGATAGAATTAGAAAGATACTCTTACTTAGCTATAGTGATTTGCCTCACCATCTTAAAAACTGCTTATTGTATCTAAGTATCTATCCTGAAGATCATCCAATTGATGTCCAAGATATACTTGGTAAATGGATAGCACTAGGATttatagaagaagaagaaggaatgaTAGCCACTGATATAGCTATGAGATATCTAAAAGAACTCGTCAACAGAAGCTTAATCCAAGTTAAAGAAACATGGGATGATGGCAAATTGGTGAATTGTGGTCTTCATGATTTTCTGCGTGAAATCATTGTTTCAAAATCTAAAGAGCAGTGCTTCACAGACATAATCACTGGATATTGCACAAGATGGCCTGACAAAGTTCGACACCTGGCAATCCATAACTTCACTGGTAATCCTCCACAAGGCTTCAGCAGCTTAAAGTGTCTTCGGTCCGTGGAAACATTCGGGAATGAAGATTCTCTCACAACTTCATTTTTGTCCAAGTTTTTATGTGGTGGTCCCAAGTTCCTAAAGGTTTTAAATTTGACGGGAGCTGAATTGGACAACATCCCGAAGGAAGTTTTCAAACTATTTCATCTCCAGTATCTGGATCTAAGTGGCACTAGAGTTAAAATCATTCCAAAATCTATTGGGCAGCTTCAAAACTTAGAATTTTTAATTCTGGCCGAAACCACTATAATGGAGTTGCCCGTGGaaattttgaagctaagaaaaCTCCGTTCCCTCAACCTATACGGAATAGGTGattattcaaataactttgcacttTGGGGCTTTAAATCTCCGGATGGAATTGGAAAGCTTACTTCCTTGGAGAGGCTGCATAATATAGAAGCAGACAGTGGTAAAATAGTAAGGGAGATTGGGAAGCTCATTCAGTTGCGAGAATTATCCATCACAAAGCTGAGAAGAGAAGATGGAAAAGAGTTGCTCTACTCCCTGTCAAGGCTGACCAACCTTCGAGAGTTACACATCTGCTCCATTAAAGAAGAGGAGACCCTTGATCTCCAACATTCCGTCTCTCCAAGACTTGGATTTCTTACAAGGTTGTGGTTGAATGGGCATTTAGAGAGAGTACCAGAATGGGTGATATCACTTCAATACTTGGGCACTTTAGTCTTGCTGAATAGTGAGTTGAGTGAAGATGAGAATGCAATAGGCTGCCTTGGACATTTGCCCAACCTGGTACATCTTTTTCTCCTTCGTGCTTATGAAGGGGAGACATTGTGTTTTAAGGCTGGAAGATTCCAAAAACTCCAGAGATTAGACCTTGTGCAATTTCAAAGACTAAAATGGGTAAGAGTGGAAGAGGCATCGATGCCCGGTCTCCAAGAGTTTGCTATTGTTGGAAGCAAACTTATGACGGGCTTGCCTTTGGGCCTCCAAAACTTGACCGAGcttaaatttcttcaattgtttGACATGTGTGATGAGCTAATCCACAAAGTGCAAAATTTGGATAAACAAAGTGAAGATTATCAAACAATTTCTCATATCCCTCAAGTTTGCACTGGACACTGGATAAATGGTGATTGGAAAACGGAGATCCTCTCGGAGAAGATAGGTA
This region of Coffea eugenioides isolate CCC68of unplaced genomic scaffold, Ceug_1.0 ScVebR1_3369;HRSCAF=4571, whole genome shotgun sequence genomic DNA includes:
- the LOC113757846 gene encoding disease resistance protein RPM1-like, producing MAESVVGFLINQLSTLLSQESTLLGGLRPDVQFIKDELGSMKAFLRQAEAKEDNDSQLQEWVKQVREVAYDTEDVLDDFAFRFALGDADGFFGRVGKIYNSIKNLKARHRISLEIKDIKARVVEISARHQRYQSLYGTQEIGSSSSHVASADCDIRDQALLIEEAKLVGIDQPKKELISKILDDHSHLKLVSVVGMGGLGKTTLAKKVYDDAAVKKQFQSHAWITVSQNFQFKVIIKNLIQQLYEEIRQPVPPQVDSMDGIRLSEFVKDFLKERRYILVLDDLWTIDAWEAIKYVLPDYNIASRVVLTTRITDVASASCLTFHDFIHKMSPLSYEDSWTLFCNRTFQSNGCPSNLEEVCRKILKKCEGLPLGIVTMGGVLALKDKDKIDEWEMIFRGFGSEVDGSGKLDRIRKILLLSYSDLPHHLKNCLLYLSIYPEDHPIDVQDILGKWIALGFIEEEEGMIATDIAMRYLKELVNRSLIQVKETWDDGKLVNCGLHDFLREIIVSKSKEQCFTDIITGYCTRWPDKVRHLAIHNFTGNPPQGFSSLKCLRSVETFGNEDSLTTSFLSKFLCGGPKFLKVLNLTGAELDNIPKEVFKLFHLQYLDLSGTRVKIIPKSIGQLQNLEFLILAETTIMELPVEILKLRKLRSLNLYGIGDYSNNFALWGFKSPDGIGKLTSLERLHNIEADSGKIVREIGKLIQLRELSITKLRREDGKELLYSLSRLTNLRELHICSIKEEETLDLQHSVSPRLGFLTRLWLNGHLERVPEWVISLQYLGTLVLLNSELSEDENAIGCLGHLPNLVHLFLLRAYEGETLCFKAGRFQKLQRLDLVQFQRLKWVRVEEASMPGLQEFAIVGSKLMTGLPLGLQNLTELKFLQLFDMCDELIHKVQNLDKQSEDYQTISHIPQVCTGHWINGDWKTEILSEKIGKG